The Deltaproteobacteria bacterium IMCC39524 DNA segment TTCAGTAAACTGTTGACCAGCATTCTTGCCGATTGGAAATTTTTCGCGGTTGAAGATCTCTCTGCAGCAACGGTTGCTTTTGTTGAACGCGGTGTCGAATTGCCCGATCAAGATGTTCAGGTGGTTTGGTTGACGTCCATGCCTCTTGAAAAGGGTGATTTTCTGACGACCCCCATCTCTCTGAGTGAACTGTATCTCCTTCTGGAAGCTCATTTCTTTCCAACACCACGTAGAAACATCCGGGTGCCCACGGAAATATCGGTTGAATTGAAGATTGAGAGCGAGTGGTTGGAGGGTCAGCTGGTTTCCCTTTCTGACCGTGGCGGACGCCTTACCTGTGCCAGAGAAATTCCTCGTGGCACAGAGTTGATCCTTGAAGCAAAACTTGCGGGTGAAATTCTGAGGATTCCCTCCGAGGTGCTCTATTGTATTCCGGCGGGAGATTCGCCGAGCCGGCTACAGCCCCAGATCGGAGTTCTTTTCAAGCCGACCAACATAGAGATGTTTGAACGGTTAAAACGCTTTATAGAAAAAACCTGTATTGAGTGTGCCTGCGCAAGAGAGGGGATTTCTCTTGATGATCCTTGCCTCAGCTGGCTGGCCATGCCGGTTGTTAATGGCACTCCTTGATTCTCAGCTGAACATTTTTCCGAACAAGCCTTTTTTCTCTTTTTCTTTTCGCATGCTCATCAGCCGTATCTCCCGCAAGGCCTCGGTGCAATTCGGGTTGCATTGAATGGCCTTTTCAAAGCGGCGTAGAGCCTCTTTTTCATTGCCTTCGTCTTTGCATACATAGCCCAGGAACAGATACGCAAGGCTCAGTTTGGGATTCAACTCTATCGCCCGCAGCAGGTTTTTACGGGCATTGATGATGACGTCCGTTGCCTTGGGGTTGAATTTGTAAGCACACCACGCCTGGTACATCAGGTATTCAGCTTCGTTTGGACTGATTTCAAGGGCTTCGGCAAAAGCTTTTTGTGCCTGGTCGTATTTTTTAACTCTAAAGAGGACGATGCCCTTCTGGAAAGCGGTTTCAGCTTGCAGGATTTTTTCCAGGCTGGTGGTCGAAGTTTTTTTCTCTCCCTGGCGGTCGTTAAGGTAAAGAGCTTTGGCCTTTGTATCGCTCAGTGTTTCATGCGCGTCGCTGATATGTTGAAAGAGGGCGTTAACCTTGTCCTTTAAGTCGGGGAGTGCGTCCTGCTCAAAAAAACGATCCGGATGATATTTTTTGACCATGTTGTAATACGATTTGCGCACTTGCTCGCGTGAGTCCGACTCACTCACACCGAGGAGCGTA contains these protein-coding regions:
- a CDS encoding PilZ domain-containing protein yields the protein MLLGGKQSEIKQVAVITRSQQFSKLLTSILADWKFFAVEDLSAATVAFVERGVELPDQDVQVVWLTSMPLEKGDFLTTPISLSELYLLLEAHFFPTPRRNIRVPTEISVELKIESEWLEGQLVSLSDRGGRLTCAREIPRGTELILEAKLAGEILRIPSEVLYCIPAGDSPSRLQPQIGVLFKPTNIEMFERLKRFIEKTCIECACAREGISLDDPCLSWLAMPVVNGTP